The genomic segment TTAGTCCTGGACCAAGTAAccgaggaaacaaaattacaGATGTTCGGTGGAAAATATATTCAGAGTTGCACTAGGTTGACTAGCATTGAGTTGAGTCCCAAAATTCTCGATGACGTTTTGTATTTTGAGGATAATTCTTTGTAATCTCCAAATAGGAAACTGGCCTGCACTCAGTTTCGTTGCAGATCTAAAAAGAAACTTGAATTTCACTCATTTCACCACCCCGTTAAGTCTAATGTTCATCTACCCATTGTGGCATCCCCTCTTTGAACTTTCATGATAAGTTCAAGGCCATTGGATACGTCTATTTTATTCTCTTTAGCTAACCAGATCGGGACTAAAGACAAAAATCTTTGGCTAACTGTGTTTTTAATGGTAAAAGTTTCTGTTGTGGGGTTAGTCAGAATACATTAAAGAGAAGCAATGGACACAATGCTGGCCTTTTCCTCTGACATAACAGCATCTTACTATTTGTGACATACGAGACAGCTAAATACCagtatatttttctataaacgacaatatattctttattatgtttttttattttaaaaatttaagatggTGCCACCAAGAATAATAATAGAAGTAATGGTAATAATGACATAACAACCATGATAATTGTAATATGTCGATAATGATAAAGAAGATGGTGAAGTGATCATTGTGGtgttagtgaaaaaaaatagtgataaaataattattgtgaTGGAGGCGGCGAGGTGGTCGCAGAGTGATTATAGTGGCATAGGAGGATGAGGTACGGTGATATGGCTGTGATGAGGGAAGAGATGGTTGTGAGGTGGTCATggtaataataaaagaagatgTGTTGGTGAGATAGAGATGatggttgaattaattttatgatattataagtgaattattatttataaaatattatataaaactttataaactaaaaatattttctaataaattaattaagtttaaatatGGACTACAACATAGATcaatttttcaatgaaatattttacttcaataaaaaatttaaaaatattttccaataaCATATTTTTACACTGAATTCCTCCGCCATTCATTAACAGGACAGTGTTACTATTAAAATCATTTCCCTTTAAGTTTTAGGTGGGTCATTATAATTTAATGCCAGAGTCATACATAATTCTTAATACCATGAACAAGCCTTGCAAGCTCAAGTTTGAGTGATACGATTAATCCTTGAATTAATGCTTAATTAATCAACATAGAAGGTTGGTGCTTGGACGTGTGCCATCACAACAACTTCTCATGCAGGATACATAAATTTATTCAGCAATCATACTAGCTATATAGTTTACAATACATAGTTTCTTCGGCCTAAGGATAAACTTCAATTAGGGACCTGAGACCAAATAAGGATGTAATCTTGTAGTGACTGAAACCAGCCTCCAAGAACAGCCTTTCCCATTCTTCGACACTTCTCTCTTTTCCAGCAGCCACTACCATCATCAGCATGTCAAAAAGGAGCTTTGTTTCGGTTAATTCATGCTCATCTTTCTTCTCATTTATCACCACGTCTACGATAATCACCTTTCCTCCCTTTTCTTTGCTTGAAATAGCATCTTTGCATTTCTTCAGTATCTTCACGCAATCCTCATCACTCCAACCATGAAAAATTAACTGCCAAAAATTGATGAGCCGACTGAGAACGTTGGCTACATTTAAATGTTTATGCAATATAATATAACATAttccaataatcaaattcaTAGATGGAAGAGTAGTGTTTGAGTGCAGAGAGCAGCATATACCTTAAGTAAGACGGCATCTGCAGAAGGGATATGCTGAAACATATCTCCTCCAACATATTTCAAGTTCTCAGTGCCTTCCAAGTTGGCAGTGACTTGTGGAATCTCAAGTACTGTGCAATTCATATGAGGGAATGTCTCGGATATGATCCTGGCAAGTGATCCAGTACCTCCTCCTACATCAACCATTGAATCCAACCCCTCAAAAATTGGCTTACAGTCTCTAATAACCAAGTTCATCATCTGAGAATCACAGGCCATTGCTGCATTAAAAAGGCCATTGAGTTCAGGATTTTGGTTATTGTACTCCCAAAACGCCATTCCATATGCCTGCTTATATGCAGTTGGCTCACTCCCTCGAAACCAATCTGCCAAGGAATGCC from the Populus nigra chromosome 9, ddPopNigr1.1, whole genome shotgun sequence genome contains:
- the LOC133703962 gene encoding trans-resveratrol di-O-methyltransferase-like, translated to MVQDTFVRSEGICDVIDPIQEQKATELFQAQTHLYGQMFNYINSMSLVCAAQLGIPDIIHNHGRPITLPEMVSALHIPPNKTSCIYRLMRMLVHSGFFATTKAVIGQGGGGGGEEAYVLTPPSQLLVKDNTNCLSPFMSLINPAFVTPWHSLADWFRGSEPTAYKQAYGMAFWEYNNQNPELNGLFNAAMACDSQMMNLVIRDCKPIFEGLDSMVDVGGGTGSLARIISETFPHMNCTVLEIPQVTANLEGTENLKYVGGDMFQHIPSADAVLLKLIFHGWSDEDCVKILKKCKDAISSKEKGGKVIIVDVVINEKKDEHELTETKLLFDMLMMVVAAGKERSVEEWERLFLEAGFSHYKITSLFGLRSLIEVYP